The sequence below is a genomic window from Terriglobales bacterium.
CGGCGATCGAGTGCGTCGCGGGGCAGGGAAGACGTACCGCCGCCTCGGTGCGAGTGCGCGCGCGCAGCGGCGAAGCCGACTTCCTCCTCGCCGTCCCCGGAAGGATCGAGCGCCGCTATCGTGGCGTGCTGGAGATCGCGCCGCGCCCGCACGAACTGGAGGCGGTGGTGGTCATGGACCGCGAAGTGGCCGTCGCCTCCGCCGTCGCCGCTGAGAGTCCTCCGGGCGCGCCCCTGGAGGCTCTGAAGGCCCAGGCCGTGGTCACGCGCTCCTACTACGCCGCCACCCGCGGCCGCCATCCCCGCTTCGACTTCTGCGATACCACCCACTGCCAGTTCCTGCGCCAGCCGCCCCAGCAGGGCTCCCTCGCCTGGCTGGCGGCCCAGTCCACCCGCGGCTGGGTGCTGGCCTACCAGGGCGCGACTTTGCCCGCCCTCTACTCCGCCAGTTGCGGCGGACGCACCCACACCCTGGCGGAGCTCGGACTGCGCGCCGACGGATATCCTTACTTCGCGGTGGATTGTCCCTACTGCCAGAAGCGCTCGCCCGTCTGGGAGAGCCGGCTCGATCCCGCTGAGGGTGAGCCCCTGCTGGGAGCCAGATCGGAGCGCGCGCGGCTCGCCGTGGGCCGCGAACTGGGATGGTCCGCCGTCCCCGGCGCCGACTACCAGGCGCGCCGGGAGGGCGGGGAAGTGGTGGTGCGCGGCCGCGGCGCCGGACACGGCCTCGGCCTCTGCCAGGCGGGCGCCGCCGACCTAGCCGCCCACGGCTCTTCCTTCCGCCAGATCCTCGAGCACTACTTCCCCAACACCACCCTGGCCAACCTGGACGACCACGGCCTGGCCGCGGGAAGGTGACCGGCTAGCGCCGCAGCCGCGGCCACCAGCGCGGTACTCGCCGGCAATACTCCTCGTACTCCGCCCCGAAGCGCCGCCGCAGGTCCGGCTCCTCGTAGCCGCGCACGAAGAACCTCAGGAACACCACGAATCCCGCGAACCCGAACCACAGCCCCACCGATCCCAGGCAGAGCGCCAGGCCGATCAGGATCGCTCCCACTCCCCACATCATGGGATTGCGCACGTAGCCGTACGGTCCGCTGCTCACCAGCCGCTGCGTCTTGGCTACGAAGGGGTGGGGCGAGCCTTTGCCTAGGTGAAGGAAGAGCCAGAAGCACCACAGGACCAGCATGCTCCCCAAAACCAGCAGCACGCCGCCGAGGAGCTGTTGTTGCGGGCCGTGCCAGGCCATGCGCCGGTCCAGCCATAGCCATCCCCAGATCGCCAGGATGACCGCTGCCGGCAGCCAGATCGCGCGCAGCAGCTGACCCATGGCACCGCCTCCCGCATCTCGCCCGCACCCGCCCCCACGGGCGAGAGCGTCGCTGAGGCTATTGTAGTGGCCGGCTCTACGGGGCAGCCGCCCTTCCGCCGCGAGTCGAAACCGTGTTACCTTCTCCGCCAATGCCGCAAGGGGAACCAGCCAAGGGTGCTTCGGACGTCGAGCGCTACCAGGCCTTGCTCGAGGTCTCCGACGCCCTCATCCTGCACCGCGACCTGCCCGGGCTCTTCCACGACCTGGCCCTGCGGCTGCCGCGCGTGGTGCCCTGCGACTTTCTCCTCTTCGTGATGCACGATCCGGAGCGCGACCTCATGCGCCTGAACCTGCTGGCGGCGCGCAATCCCGCGCTGCCCGCGCCCCTGCCCATGGCCATGCCCGCCAGCGAAGGTCCCACTGGCTGGGCTTTCGAGCACCAGGAGCCGCTGGTCATCCCCGACGTGGAGCGGGAGACCCGCTTTCCCAAGGTCATGGCCTTCCTGCGCGAGCGCCGCATCAAGTCCTGCTGCTCGCTGCCACTCACCACCGCCCAGCGCCGACTGGGCGGGCTCACGTTCGCCAGCCTCCGGGAG
It includes:
- a CDS encoding SpoIID/LytB domain-containing protein, coding for MSRRPIIAAALLALAGAPHLAAQDSVRIGVLGLFHPREFTVRPAGDVLRVECGAHRWTLEGTQSVRLRLRPSAIECVAGQGRRTAASVRVRARSGEADFLLAVPGRIERRYRGVLEIAPRPHELEAVVVMDREVAVASAVAAESPPGAPLEALKAQAVVTRSYYAATRGRHPRFDFCDTTHCQFLRQPPQQGSLAWLAAQSTRGWVLAYQGATLPALYSASCGGRTHTLAELGLRADGYPYFAVDCPYCQKRSPVWESRLDPAEGEPLLGARSERARLAVGRELGWSAVPGADYQARREGGEVVVRGRGAGHGLGLCQAGAADLAAHGSSFRQILEHYFPNTTLANLDDHGLAAGR
- a CDS encoding isoprenylcysteine carboxylmethyltransferase family protein is translated as MGQLLRAIWLPAAVILAIWGWLWLDRRMAWHGPQQQLLGGVLLVLGSMLVLWCFWLFLHLGKGSPHPFVAKTQRLVSSGPYGYVRNPMMWGVGAILIGLALCLGSVGLWFGFAGFVVFLRFFVRGYEEPDLRRRFGAEYEEYCRRVPRWWPRLRR